Genomic DNA from Rhodothermales bacterium:
AACGAATGGCTCGGAGTCGCCAACACGGCGCCGGAAGGCGTGGTGCCGCCCACGGTGCGCATCGCCTTCATGGTAGGCGCGGGCATTTTTCTGGCGGCCGTTTGCTGGACCGTCTTTACGACCAGGGAATACCCGCCGGAGCAGCTCGAAGCGTACAACCGGGCGGAACGCGGAGGCGAGGCCGAAATCTCCGCGCGCACCGTGCAGCCCATCGGCGGCCGCAGCTGGCCGGTCTGGCTGGGCGCCGGGGTGCTGCTCTCCGCGGCCGTCGAGCTGTTCGACATTGAGCCGGAAGTGCACCTGCTCGCCGTCTTTGTCGCCGTTTTCGGAGTGGCGATGGGCTCCGCAGCCATGCTCCAGCGCCGCGGTTCCGAAAACGGCTTCGTCGAGATCATTGGAGACATCGTCAATCTGCCCGACACGCTCAAGGATCTTGCCTGGGTGCAGGGCTTCTCCTGGTTCGGCCTGTTCTCGATGTTCTTGTACACCACCGCTGCGGTGACCGAGCATGTCTACGGCACCAGCGACACGACCTCCGCCCTCTACAACGAAGGTGCCAACTGGGTCGGCATCATGTTCGGGGCCTACAACGCGGTGGCCGCGGCGGTTGCCTTTGGCCTACCCGTCCTGGCCGGAAAGGTCGGCATGCGCTGGACGCACGCGGTGGCTCTCATCCTGGGCGGAATCGGGCTGGCAGGGATCTACATCGTGCCTACGCCCGGCCTGTTGCTTGTCCCCATGATCGGGGTCGGGATTGCGTGGGCGTCCATTCTGGCGATGCCGTACGCGATGCTCTCTGGCGGCATACCCGGCGGCAAGCTGGGCGTGTACATGGGGATCTTCAACTTCTTTATCGTGATCCCGCAGATCATCGCGGCCACGCTGTACGGCACCCTGCTGTCCAGACTGTTTGACGGCCAGGCCGTCCTGGTACTCATCTGCGGCGGTTTGTCACTGCTGGTGGCGGCCGCGCTGACGCTGCGCGTGAGGCTGCCCGAGGGCGAACGCTAGGCCCGCAAG
This window encodes:
- a CDS encoding MFS transporter — protein: MTTRPRLSFWQIWNLSFGFLGIQFGWALQLANVSRIFQTLGADIGDIAILWVAAPVTGLLVQPIVGHFSDRTWTRLGRRRPYFLAGAVLASLSLLVMPGVSALWMAAGLLWILDTGANVSMEPFRAFVGDMLPPEQRTLGFATQSFFIGIGSVVASAFPWMLNEWLGVANTAPEGVVPPTVRIAFMVGAGIFLAAVCWTVFTTREYPPEQLEAYNRAERGGEAEISARTVQPIGGRSWPVWLGAGVLLSAAVELFDIEPEVHLLAVFVAVFGVAMGSAAMLQRRGSENGFVEIIGDIVNLPDTLKDLAWVQGFSWFGLFSMFLYTTAAVTEHVYGTSDTTSALYNEGANWVGIMFGAYNAVAAAVAFGLPVLAGKVGMRWTHAVALILGGIGLAGIYIVPTPGLLLVPMIGVGIAWASILAMPYAMLSGGIPGGKLGVYMGIFNFFIVIPQIIAATLYGTLLSRLFDGQAVLVLICGGLSLLVAAALTLRVRLPEGER